The Flavobacteriales bacterium genome includes a region encoding these proteins:
- a CDS encoding sugar porter family MFS transporter, producing MNKSFTWSFAVALAGFLFGFDTAVISGVEDTLQRIWQLSDWQHGFWVMSSALWGTVLGAVFGKFPTDKYGRKNTLFFIGIFFFVSAVGSALATNYLMFAFFRFIGGLAVGASTIAAPAYITEISPAAKRGQMVALYQLSIVCGILIAFLSNYFMANSGWQWMIGIEALPALIYSGLVWFLPESPRWLFSMGKTKEATKSMELLQLTDSEKQLILHPTTNEFDALIPPQSETTDTIFSKKYRIGLALVFFIAFFNQFSGINAILYYSKRIFIEAGFEQNAAFLGSVGIGLCNLLFTLLGMKLIDVWGRKKLMYIGSVGYIVSLFMVALAFFYNWSGYVSLTFLCLFIASHAIGQGTVIWVFIAELFPNRLRASGQAVGSSVHWVLAAIIPLLMPLALNQIGGGGIFLFFGVMMVFQLLWVHFKMPETKGISLEELSKKISR from the coding sequence ATGAACAAATCATTTACATGGTCGTTTGCCGTGGCATTGGCCGGATTTCTTTTTGGTTTTGATACGGCGGTCATTTCAGGGGTGGAAGATACTTTGCAGCGTATTTGGCAACTCTCCGATTGGCAACACGGCTTTTGGGTGATGAGTTCTGCCCTCTGGGGAACGGTGTTGGGTGCTGTTTTTGGCAAGTTTCCAACCGACAAATACGGACGGAAAAACACACTTTTTTTTATTGGAATCTTCTTTTTTGTTTCAGCGGTTGGCTCGGCTTTGGCCACCAATTATTTGATGTTTGCCTTTTTTCGTTTTATTGGCGGTTTGGCGGTGGGTGCCTCCACCATCGCTGCACCGGCATACATTACCGAAATATCGCCTGCTGCCAAACGTGGGCAAATGGTAGCCTTGTATCAACTAAGCATTGTGTGCGGCATTTTAATTGCTTTTTTATCGAATTATTTTATGGCCAACAGCGGTTGGCAATGGATGATAGGCATTGAAGCCCTCCCCGCATTGATTTATAGCGGATTGGTTTGGTTTTTGCCCGAAAGTCCGCGTTGGCTTTTTAGCATGGGCAAAACCAAAGAAGCCACAAAAAGTATGGAGTTGTTGCAATTGACCGATAGCGAAAAACAACTCATTCTGCACCCAACCACCAACGAGTTTGATGCCTTAATTCCGCCACAATCAGAAACCACCGACACCATTTTCTCCAAAAAATATAGAATCGGCTTGGCTTTGGTCTTTTTTATTGCGTTTTTCAATCAATTTTCGGGCATCAATGCCATTTTATACTACAGCAAACGCATTTTTATAGAGGCTGGTTTTGAGCAAAATGCCGCCTTTTTGGGCAGTGTGGGCATTGGTTTGTGCAATCTGCTTTTCACCCTATTGGGCATGAAACTGATTGATGTTTGGGGAAGAAAAAAACTCATGTATATTGGTTCTGTTGGATACATTGTTTCACTCTTTATGGTAGCCTTGGCTTTTTTCTATAATTGGTCGGGCTATGTTTCGCTCACTTTTCTGTGTTTGTTTATTGCCTCTCATGCCATTGGGCAAGGCACCGTCATTTGGGTGTTTATTGCCGAGCTGTTTCCCAACCGATTGCGGGCCTCGGGTCAGGCCGTGGGTTCCAGCGTTCATTGGGTGTTGGCGGCCATAATTCCGTTGCTCATGCCATTGGCATTAAACCAAATTGGTGGTGGTGGTATCTTTTTATTTTTTGGGGTAATGATGGTTTTTCAGCTTTTATGGGTTCATTTCAAAATGCCCGAAACAAAAGGAATTTCGTTAGAAGAGCTATCCAAAAAAATAAGTCGTTAA
- a CDS encoding right-handed parallel beta-helix repeat-containing protein produces MSHRFFFKLIFILLFALSIEKTLAQTTLNGGDVSGELLKSGSPYIVKATITVPKGKTLVVKPGVQILFDGAYNLNVEGSLQALGTAAQPIVFTAKDTNNGWRGIQIFKNEQGADSNLFEHCTFSYTYQITPDPWRDFGAVLLDSVDNVRFSFCDFFNNTSLSGGAVRLFYSTCRINDCEFVRNRAYDSNSTHPAQGYGPYGSCIVSNFSDVEIKSSNFKFNMSIAPDYIDYNETARASGLVGFDGNRVKILDCLFENNFCDAGSIIRYGGSYYDELKLDTFWMERCVVKNNKIRDKEILALNGSYSNHVRFYVRDCDFIENECLDGLSGSVVLCFNNNGGSNDMVVDNCKLINNKMAQGIFISQGVHGTYSNSLIAGQRGYGIFITQSTKVYVVNSLIHNNWRGFYSFFNSDINLLNSVIAFNGRIDSTKPFPEFENGAPWSYSYGLGVGNRGQLNLYNSIVQDNKDYLGGVANFIGSENREPFPGKCNNSILEGGTYSTLRIGFDSLVRSDTVPFSETKNLYTQKVNFVKPPQGIGVDYASLDVDFHVVETCDTSDVFNRGQNFHIPVPLNIWNGVDRAGNARIQCGTMDIGPYEISGPKGYTLLETPWKDTTLCSNNLDPFNPNVCGYDVNYRWQYSTNNTSWNDLNASSFNKDNLINPKAGYYRLITHQQECNVTDTFGSRQLNILQAPSPNLGGDVYLKNNDSVWLSPGVGFSKYVWTIPGGDTSHVLLRERNYKTIYKKVVWTEVTASNGCKARDTIVVYFSDHVGITNLENKYTVKLYPNPFNEVLFIDVEKNHPPISFRIADMSGKMVMHGQVDTNFDTIDTHELSNGTYILEIAVGNSISKNRLIKM; encoded by the coding sequence ATGAGCCATAGATTTTTTTTTAAACTGATATTCATTCTACTTTTTGCCCTTTCTATTGAAAAAACGTTGGCACAAACAACACTCAACGGCGGAGATGTTAGTGGAGAGTTATTAAAAAGCGGTTCCCCGTATATTGTTAAAGCCACCATTACCGTGCCCAAAGGAAAAACCCTTGTGGTAAAACCCGGGGTGCAAATTTTATTTGACGGAGCATATAACCTAAATGTGGAAGGCAGCCTGCAAGCATTAGGCACTGCCGCACAACCCATTGTATTTACCGCAAAAGACACCAACAACGGATGGAGAGGCATACAAATTTTTAAAAATGAACAAGGTGCTGATAGCAACCTTTTTGAGCATTGTACTTTTTCGTACACCTACCAAATAACTCCTGACCCTTGGCGGGACTTTGGGGCTGTATTGTTGGATTCGGTTGATAATGTACGATTCTCTTTTTGTGATTTTTTCAATAATACTTCTCTGTCGGGAGGAGCCGTGCGACTATTCTACAGTACCTGTCGAATTAATGATTGTGAATTTGTAAGAAACAGAGCCTATGACTCAAACAGCACTCACCCAGCACAGGGATATGGGCCTTATGGAAGTTGCATTGTCTCAAATTTCTCAGATGTTGAAATTAAATCTTCAAATTTCAAGTTTAATATGAGTATTGCACCTGACTATATTGATTACAATGAAACCGCACGAGCATCTGGTTTGGTTGGATTTGACGGAAACAGGGTGAAAATATTAGATTGTCTTTTTGAAAATAACTTTTGTGATGCAGGGTCTATTATACGCTATGGTGGATCATACTATGACGAACTTAAACTGGATACCTTTTGGATGGAACGCTGTGTAGTAAAAAATAATAAAATACGTGATAAAGAAATACTTGCCTTAAACGGTAGTTACAGCAACCACGTCCGCTTTTATGTAAGGGATTGCGATTTTATTGAGAACGAATGCCTTGATGGTCTTTCGGGGAGTGTTGTCTTATGTTTTAACAACAATGGTGGTTCAAACGATATGGTTGTTGACAATTGTAAATTGATAAATAACAAAATGGCACAAGGCATATTCATTTCACAAGGAGTTCACGGAACCTATAGTAATTCTCTAATTGCCGGACAAAGAGGGTATGGCATTTTCATAACCCAATCTACTAAAGTTTATGTAGTTAATAGTTTAATCCACAACAACTGGAGAGGATTTTACTCATTTTTTAACTCCGATATTAATCTGTTAAACTCCGTGATAGCCTTTAATGGAAGAATTGATAGCACCAAACCTTTCCCTGAATTTGAAAATGGTGCCCCTTGGTCATATTCTTACGGTCTTGGTGTTGGTAATCGAGGGCAACTTAATCTGTACAACAGCATTGTTCAAGATAATAAGGACTATTTAGGTGGTGTTGCCAACTTTATCGGGTCAGAAAACAGAGAACCGTTTCCTGGAAAATGTAATAACTCTATTTTAGAGGGTGGAACATATTCTACACTTAGGATTGGTTTCGATTCACTTGTCAGGTCAGACACCGTTCCCTTTTCCGAGACCAAAAACCTATACACCCAAAAAGTAAACTTTGTAAAACCACCTCAAGGCATTGGTGTGGACTATGCTTCGTTGGATGTCGATTTTCATGTGGTGGAAACGTGTGATACCTCCGATGTGTTCAATCGTGGCCAAAACTTTCATATTCCTGTTCCACTCAATATATGGAATGGTGTGGATAGAGCAGGAAATGCCCGTATTCAATGCGGAACGATGGACATTGGCCCCTATGAAATTTCCGGCCCTAAAGGATATACTCTATTGGAAACTCCGTGGAAAGACACCACACTTTGCTCCAACAATTTAGACCCATTTAACCCAAACGTTTGTGGGTATGATGTAAACTACCGTTGGCAATACAGTACAAACAATACCTCTTGGAACGACCTAAACGCTTCTTCGTTTAACAAAGATAATTTAATAAACCCCAAAGCCGGATATTACCGCCTGATAACCCACCAACAGGAATGCAACGTTACAGACACTTTCGGTAGTCGGCAATTAAACATTCTTCAGGCACCCTCTCCAAATTTGGGTGGAGATGTTTATCTAAAAAACAACGATTCGGTGTGGCTCTCGCCCGGCGTAGGATTCTCAAAATATGTATGGACTATTCCCGGAGGAGACACCAGCCACGTGCTTTTGCGAGAACGGAATTATAAAACCATTTATAAAAAAGTGGTGTGGACAGAAGTAACGGCAAGCAACGGCTGCAAAGCCCGAGACACCATAGTGGTGTATTTTTCTGACCACGTTGGCATAACCAATCTTGAAAATAAATATACTGTTAAACTATACCCAAACCCGTTTAATGAAGTATTGTTTATTGACGTAGAAAAGAACCATCCACCAATCTCCTTTCGTATTGCGGATATGTCAGGTAAAATGGTAATGCACGGTCAAGTTGATACAAATTTTGATACCATTGACACGCATGAACTATCAAACGGAACGTACATTTTGGAAATTGCCGTAGGCAATTCAATTTCAAAAAACAGATTAATAAAAATGTAG
- a CDS encoding formate--tetrahydrofolate ligase produces the protein MTDIEIAQSVKMQHINDIAAKLGVKADDLEQYGKYKAKLPLNLIDENKIKNSKLVLVTALTPTPAGEGKTTVSIGLNEGLNKIGKKSVVVLREPSLGPVFGIKGGAAGGGHSQVVPMEDINLHFTGDFSAIEKANNLLAALIDNNIQSKTRSLNIDPRTVIWKRVIDMNDRALRDIVIGLGGKGNGVPREDGFNITAASEIMAILCMSNNLEDLKQKLGSIFVGYTYDNQPVYARDLNAENAMTILLKDAVKPNLVQTLEGNPAIIHGGPFANIAQGTNTILATKMGLSLGDYVVTEAGFGADLGAEKFLDIKCGYGKLRPEALVLVATIRALRHHGGAQPEEYNTPSVERVQKGFENLEKHIENSKKFGLNPVVAINNFYTDSQEEIDWLIEKCASIGVQAVLSKGWADGGNGTQDLAKAVVAEIENGANNFKALYDWNASIKEKIETIAKEIYGADGVDYTSKAEAGIRTIDKLGLSALPICMAKTQKSFSDNEKKIGRPRGFRVTVREFEIAAGAGFVIPILGDMMRMPGLPAVPASEGMTIDANGVISGLS, from the coding sequence ATGACAGATATAGAAATTGCACAATCGGTAAAGATGCAGCACATCAACGATATTGCTGCCAAATTGGGAGTAAAGGCAGATGACCTTGAGCAGTATGGAAAATACAAGGCTAAGTTGCCGTTGAATCTGATAGACGAAAACAAGATAAAAAACAGCAAATTGGTGCTTGTAACGGCTCTTACGCCTACACCTGCCGGAGAGGGAAAAACCACTGTTTCTATCGGTCTAAACGAAGGTTTGAACAAAATAGGCAAAAAAAGTGTGGTGGTGTTGCGTGAGCCATCTTTGGGCCCTGTGTTTGGCATAAAAGGCGGTGCTGCTGGGGGTGGTCATTCGCAGGTGGTGCCTATGGAAGACATCAACCTACATTTTACCGGTGATTTCTCGGCCATTGAAAAAGCCAACAACTTGTTGGCAGCTTTGATAGACAACAACATTCAAAGCAAAACAAGAAGCCTAAATATCGACCCCAGAACCGTTATCTGGAAACGGGTAATTGATATGAACGACCGTGCGTTGAGAGACATCGTTATTGGTTTGGGCGGCAAAGGAAACGGCGTGCCTCGCGAGGACGGTTTTAACATTACTGCTGCTTCCGAAATTATGGCCATACTTTGTATGTCGAACAATTTGGAAGATTTGAAGCAAAAGCTGGGCAGCATTTTTGTGGGTTATACCTACGACAACCAACCGGTATATGCCCGCGATTTGAATGCCGAAAACGCTATGACCATCTTGTTAAAAGATGCAGTAAAACCTAACCTGGTACAAACATTAGAAGGCAACCCGGCCATTATTCACGGCGGGCCATTTGCCAATATTGCACAAGGCACAAACACCATTTTGGCCACCAAAATGGGACTTTCGTTGGGAGATTATGTGGTTACAGAAGCCGGATTTGGTGCAGATTTGGGGGCCGAAAAATTCCTTGATATCAAATGTGGATACGGAAAACTTCGTCCGGAAGCATTGGTGTTGGTAGCCACCATCCGTGCTCTTCGCCATCATGGAGGTGCACAACCAGAGGAATACAACACACCAAGTGTGGAGCGGGTGCAAAAAGGGTTTGAAAACCTTGAAAAACACATTGAAAACAGCAAAAAATTTGGGCTAAACCCCGTTGTAGCCATCAATAATTTCTACACCGACAGCCAAGAAGAAATAGATTGGTTGATAGAAAAATGTGCATCAATAGGTGTGCAAGCTGTTTTGAGCAAGGGCTGGGCTGACGGCGGAAACGGTACTCAGGATTTGGCAAAAGCCGTTGTTGCAGAAATAGAAAACGGAGCCAACAATTTTAAAGCTCTTTACGATTGGAATGCTTCGATAAAAGAAAAAATAGAGACCATTGCCAAGGAAATTTATGGAGCAGATGGCGTGGACTATACCTCAAAAGCAGAAGCCGGAATACGAACCATTGACAAATTGGGCTTGTCCGCATTGCCTATTTGTATGGCCAAAACTCAAAAATCATTTAGCGACAACGAAAAGAAAATTGGTCGGCCAAGAGGATTTAGAGTTACCGTTCGCGAATTTGAAATTGCCGCCGGAGCCGGATTTGTTATCCCTATTTTGGGCGATATGATGCGTATGCCGGGCTTGCCTGCCGTTCCTGCCTCAGAAGGAATGACAATTGATGCAAATGGTGTTATAAGCGGTTTGAGTTAA
- a CDS encoding DUF2853 family protein, with translation MSKFDEAMDTYKGEMDKLGIKYDANLLQAVAKGLGPSIYNNDANKVSCSQESELETVKKNFLVGKLGLSESDDLAGACSKVCEQMGSSNRNKYRAIFYYLLVKHYKKENVYASAS, from the coding sequence ATGAGCAAATTTGATGAAGCAATGGACACCTACAAAGGTGAGATGGACAAATTGGGTATTAAATATGATGCCAACTTGCTACAAGCCGTAGCCAAAGGTTTAGGTCCGTCAATTTACAACAACGATGCAAATAAAGTTTCTTGCTCGCAAGAGTCAGAATTGGAGACAGTTAAAAAGAACTTTTTAGTAGGAAAGTTAGGCCTGTCTGAATCAGATGATTTGGCGGGTGCATGCAGTAAAGTTTGTGAACAAATGGGTTCTTCAAACCGAAATAAATACCGAGCCATTTTCTATTATTTGTTGGTTAAACATTACAAAAAAGAAAACGTTTACGCTTCGGCATCCTAA
- the rpmA gene encoding 50S ribosomal protein L27 → MAHKKGAGSSKNGRESHSKRLGVKIFGGQQAVAGNILVRQRGTKHHPGDNVGIGKDHTLFALTNGVVVFKKGKNNRSFVNIDSSVN, encoded by the coding sequence ATGGCACACAAAAAAGGAGCGGGTAGCTCGAAAAACGGTAGAGAATCGCACAGTAAACGATTAGGCGTTAAAATTTTTGGCGGCCAACAAGCGGTAGCCGGCAATATTCTTGTTAGACAACGTGGCACAAAACACCACCCAGGAGATAACGTTGGTATTGGAAAAGACCATACCCTATTTGCCTTGACCAATGGTGTGGTTGTTTTCAAAAAAGGGAAAAACAATCGCTCCTTTGTTAATATTGATTCTTCTGTAAATTAA
- the rplU gene encoding 50S ribosomal protein L21 has product MFAIVEIAGKQYKVKNSQQLYVNKLSGDSGDSMNFDKVLLVDNDGKTNVGTPQVKGASVSAKVLEHVKGDKVIVFKKKRRKGYRVKNGHRQDYTKIEIESIKG; this is encoded by the coding sequence ATGTTTGCAATAGTAGAAATAGCCGGAAAGCAATACAAGGTTAAAAACAGCCAGCAACTGTATGTAAATAAGTTGAGTGGCGACAGCGGAGACTCTATGAATTTTGATAAAGTTCTGTTGGTGGATAACGATGGAAAAACCAATGTTGGAACACCACAAGTGAAAGGAGCTTCCGTTTCGGCCAAAGTTTTGGAGCATGTAAAAGGCGATAAAGTTATCGTTTTTAAGAAAAAAAGAAGAAAAGGTTACCGTGTTAAAAACGGTCACAGACAAGATTATACAAAAATTGAAATCGAATCAATAAAAGGATAA
- a CDS encoding LysE family transporter, which produces MALWHGLLAGLGMMIFIGPVFFYLLQTSLQYGTKSGLTAAFGIFTSDILAVVVCYQWASVLFEGGENKFWLSIIGGFILVIFGLGYIFKPSIPKDVDIHHVSKGKYASFFTKAFLINIVNPFVFGVWTAIIGLAEKDFGQTNQVKIFMAAALFGVVFTDSLKVLGAKYLRKFIEPTFLRKLYLVIGLLLIAFSIRLFVFAAQTAL; this is translated from the coding sequence ATGGCTTTATGGCATGGTTTATTGGCCGGGTTAGGCATGATGATTTTTATTGGGCCGGTATTCTTTTACCTGTTGCAAACTAGTTTGCAATATGGCACAAAGAGCGGTTTAACTGCGGCTTTCGGAATTTTTACAAGTGATATTTTGGCCGTAGTTGTTTGTTATCAATGGGCTTCGGTGCTGTTCGAAGGGGGCGAGAATAAATTTTGGTTGTCAATCATCGGTGGGTTTATTTTGGTTATTTTTGGTTTAGGTTATATTTTTAAACCTTCAATACCAAAAGATGTTGATATTCATCATGTGAGCAAAGGAAAATATGCTTCTTTTTTTACAAAAGCCTTTTTGATAAATATTGTAAACCCCTTTGTTTTTGGGGTTTGGACCGCCATTATTGGCTTGGCCGAAAAAGATTTTGGGCAAACCAATCAAGTAAAAATTTTTATGGCTGCGGCATTGTTTGGCGTTGTTTTTACCGATTCCTTAAAGGTGTTGGGTGCCAAATATTTGAGAAAATTTATCGAACCTACATTTCTCAGAAAACTTTATTTGGTTATCGGGCTTTTATTAATAGCCTTTAGCATCCGACTTTTTGTTTTTGCCGCCCAAACTGCTTTGTGA
- a CDS encoding DUF1761 domain-containing protein has product MGLLILLLAALVPMVIGFIWYNPKVMGNAWMAESGMTKEKAEGANMPLVFGLSFVFACLLSFAMHSMTIHQMGVYSIFNGDKSQLDYIDFMSKYSENFRTFKHGLFHGIIGGLVVALPILATNALFERKSFKYIAINAGYWMITLGIMGGIICQWSPWPGSL; this is encoded by the coding sequence ATGGGATTATTAATTTTACTTTTAGCGGCACTTGTGCCAATGGTTATCGGTTTTATTTGGTACAATCCAAAGGTAATGGGCAATGCTTGGATGGCAGAATCAGGCATGACCAAAGAAAAGGCAGAAGGAGCAAATATGCCGTTGGTTTTTGGTCTTTCGTTTGTGTTTGCGTGCCTCTTGTCTTTTGCAATGCACAGTATGACTATTCATCAAATGGGTGTTTATTCCATTTTTAATGGCGACAAAAGCCAACTTGATTACATTGATTTTATGTCTAAATATTCCGAAAATTTTAGAACCTTCAAACATGGTCTATTTCATGGAATAATTGGCGGATTGGTAGTTGCGTTACCCATTTTGGCCACCAACGCACTTTTTGAGCGTAAGAGTTTTAAGTACATTGCAATAAACGCTGGATATTGGATGATTACTTTGGGAATTATGGGTGGCATTATTTGTCAATGGTCACCATGGCCAGGTTCTTTGTAG
- a CDS encoding metal-dependent hydrolase yields MDSLTQIVLGAAVGEATLGKKVGNKAMLWGAIAGTIPDLDVIGRFFMDDISAQEFHRGISHSLIFSSVLAPILGWLLFKFHEKRKNEASFKQWSWMFFLTLVTHPLLDCHTTWGTQFFWPFDLRIAYNNINVVDPAYTLPFLVLVIMALLAKRGSRNRKRLNNLGLIISSAYMLLTIGFKFYTKSVFEKNLSQKNIEYAHFSNKPTFGNGFLWTATVDVKDSFLIGYYSIFDKDRNIQFHSYPKNYDLLKPYENEDQVKRLIFLTQNWYVVQQDSNHLYLCDLRFGESYENSGVIVFMNELINENGKIVVKRKKPDFDKSDFPKLIGMLYRRAFGDKSQVFVK; encoded by the coding sequence ATGGATTCATTAACTCAGATAGTTTTAGGTGCTGCCGTAGGTGAGGCCACTCTTGGCAAAAAGGTTGGAAATAAGGCCATGCTTTGGGGTGCCATTGCAGGCACTATTCCTGACCTTGATGTGATTGGCCGTTTTTTTATGGATGATATTTCGGCACAAGAGTTTCATAGAGGCATATCGCATAGCTTGATATTTAGTTCGGTATTGGCACCTATTTTGGGTTGGCTACTGTTTAAGTTTCACGAAAAAAGAAAAAACGAAGCGAGCTTTAAACAATGGTCGTGGATGTTTTTTCTCACGCTGGTCACCCACCCGCTGCTTGATTGTCATACCACATGGGGTACCCAATTTTTTTGGCCGTTCGATTTGCGGATTGCATACAACAACATAAACGTAGTTGACCCCGCCTATACCCTCCCCTTTTTGGTGTTGGTTATTATGGCACTTTTAGCCAAACGGGGTAGCCGAAATCGCAAAAGGTTGAATAATCTTGGTTTGATAATAAGCAGTGCCTATATGCTTTTAACCATTGGTTTTAAATTCTATACAAAATCTGTTTTTGAAAAAAATCTCAGTCAAAAAAATATTGAATATGCACACTTTTCAAATAAACCAACTTTTGGAAACGGGTTTTTATGGACGGCCACTGTTGATGTAAAGGATTCATTTCTAATTGGTTATTATTCCATTTTTGACAAAGACCGCAACATTCAATTTCATAGCTACCCAAAAAATTATGATTTGTTAAAGCCTTATGAAAATGAAGATCAAGTGAAACGTTTGATTTTTTTAACCCAAAATTGGTATGTGGTTCAACAAGATTCTAACCACCTTTATTTGTGCGATTTGCGGTTTGGAGAGAGTTACGAAAACAGCGGTGTAATTGTTTTTATGAATGAATTGATAAACGAAAATGGAAAAATTGTCGTGAAACGAAAAAAGCCGGATTTTGATAAGTCTGATTTTCCGAAATTAATTGGAATGCTTTATAGACGGGCGTTTGGAGATAAAAGTCAGGTTTTTGTGAAATAA